One window of Pleurodeles waltl isolate 20211129_DDA chromosome 3_1, aPleWal1.hap1.20221129, whole genome shotgun sequence genomic DNA carries:
- the LOC138284999 gene encoding uncharacterized protein — MSENTCVDELPDGAKKNCELFSVWGITEENACVAKRPDNVLRNNSCCIYVENVCFGSNDDRKVWIPLSAYREMQEKCRQLEHENRNLREQISQDTIIQNNAESYKNEESFLSHSSNEGVKTAPSCIEFPCEPGFLAAKVHSLTDNTDENVIYKLPLQNAQVKRRILEQDTPSFISLFDFWKKNSPHLREILTLLYMVTVKNNMQLCACDLANEIMQTLGFCAVQEGNTYVHLNQEQGKKIVPLARIIQWIWYLQDRARVPQIKELSMKLCAPFEFVSTEDKKHVCFTNDSLTEMLLSGTVEETALYNVCQILKQELREMCHFYADFWFFDNVLAPNWFNYLADVNEKNAEREVFTQNSALVGMAMWVPQKCEKATYRSYHVSPLSLSALCGPPSGVCVWGRGRDRIPNLNLAE, encoded by the exons atgtctgagaatacatgtgttgatgaactgcctgatggtgctaagaaaaactgtgaattgttttctgtttggggaattacagaagaaaatgcatgtgtagctaaaaggcctgataatgttttgagaaataattcctgttgtatatatgtagaaaacgtgtgttttggaagtaatgatgacagaaaggtctggatacctttatctgcttacagagaaatgcaggagaaatgtaggcagttggaacatgaaaataggaatttacgtgagcaaattagccaggatacgataattcaaaataatgctgaaagttataaaaatgaagaatctttcttgtcccattccagtaatgagggggttaagacagctccgagctgcattgagtttccgtgtgagccagggtttttggcagccaaagtgcattccttaactgataacacggacgagaatgtgatttacaagttaccgttgcaaaatgcacaagtaaaacgaaggattttagagcaagacaccccgagtttcattagtttgtttgatttttggaaaaagaatagccctcatttgagagaaatcctaacacttttgtacatggtcactgtgaaaaataatatgcagctgtgcgcgtgtgatttggcaaatgaaataatgcagactttaggtttctgcgcagtgcaagaaggaaatacttatgtacatttaaatcaagaacaaggaaagaaaatagtgcccctagctagaatcatacaatggatctggtacttgcaagacagggctagagtaccacagataaaagaattatcaatgaaattgtgtgcaccatttgaattcgtgtctactgaagataaaaagcatgtttgttttactaatgattcattgactgaaatgttgctttctggcacagtagaagaaacagcgttgtataatgtgtgtcagattttaaagcaagagctacgtgagatgtgtcatttttatgctgatttttggttctttgataatgttttagcacctaactggttcaattaccttgcagatgttaatgagaaaaatgcagagagagaagtgttcacccagaattctgccttagtggggatggctatgtgggtgccacagaaatgtgaaaaggccacttacag atcctaccacgtttcgccactgtccctgagtgcgctgtgtggtcccccttccggtgtgtgcgtgtggggtcggggaagggaccgaatccccaacctgaacctggctgagtaa